The following are from one region of the Leptospira terpstrae serovar Hualin str. LT 11-33 = ATCC 700639 genome:
- the prfA gene encoding peptide chain release factor 1, translating into MIDRLKKIQEKYLRIEDELAKATSSDTLKNLSKERSRLTPVYTKADEYLKITKDCQDAKSLLESDNDPDMHAMLKSEIEEGEKKLEELAKELEIMLLPPDPNSGKSILVEIRAGTGGEESGLFCADLFRMYNKYADKQGIRAEIIDASPTGIGGFKEIVFSLDDDRAYDLFKFESGTHRVQRIPETESGGRIHTSAVTVAILPEAEEKEVEIRESDLRIDVYRSSGAGGQHVNTTDSAVRITHIPTGIVVASQEERSQIKNRDKAMRVLRARIVDQMADAAKQSADALKKAQVGSGDRSERIRTYNFPQGRCTDHRIGYTSHNLPAIMEGDLDELIDALVQEDRSKRLAEAKA; encoded by the coding sequence ATGATAGATAGATTGAAAAAAATTCAAGAAAAATACCTGCGTATCGAGGATGAGCTCGCTAAAGCCACTTCATCTGATACATTGAAGAATCTATCGAAAGAAAGATCTCGCCTAACTCCCGTATATACAAAAGCTGATGAATATTTAAAAATTACTAAAGATTGCCAAGATGCAAAATCTCTTCTTGAGTCCGATAATGATCCAGACATGCACGCCATGTTGAAATCGGAAATTGAAGAAGGTGAAAAAAAGTTAGAAGAGTTAGCCAAAGAACTTGAAATTATGTTATTACCTCCAGATCCAAATTCTGGAAAAAGTATCCTTGTCGAAATTCGTGCTGGAACAGGCGGAGAAGAATCAGGGTTGTTCTGTGCAGATTTATTCCGCATGTACAATAAGTATGCTGATAAACAAGGAATCAGGGCCGAGATCATCGATGCAAGTCCTACAGGGATCGGTGGTTTTAAAGAAATTGTATTTTCATTAGATGATGATAGAGCATACGATTTATTTAAGTTTGAATCAGGAACTCATCGTGTTCAAAGAATCCCTGAAACAGAATCTGGTGGAAGAATCCATACTTCCGCTGTAACAGTTGCTATACTACCTGAAGCAGAGGAAAAAGAGGTCGAGATTAGAGAAAGTGATCTCAGGATTGACGTATATCGCTCGTCAGGTGCTGGTGGGCAACACGTCAACACAACCGACTCTGCTGTTCGAATTACCCATATTCCGACTGGCATAGTAGTTGCGTCTCAGGAAGAACGTTCTCAAATCAAAAACCGTGATAAAGCAATGCGAGTTTTACGTGCGAGGATTGTTGACCAAATGGCTGACGCTGCTAAACAAAGTGCTGATGCTTTGAAAAAAGCCCAGGTTGGGTCAGGTGACCGGTCAGAACGAATTCGAACCTATAACTTTCCTCAAGGGCGTTGTACTGACCACAGAATCGGTTATACCAGCCATAATCTTCCTGCAATCATGGAAGGTGACTTGGATGAATTGATCGATGCATTAGTACAAGAAGACAGATCGAAACGATTGGCAGAAGCAAAAGCTTAA
- a CDS encoding carbon-nitrogen hydrolase family protein, whose amino-acid sequence MHNLYVPPYKILTFIVLFCFGFFSASYLKDDQTTLPKFDIPKPDVSFDLKFNFDFNFSKPEVDEDISKPTKSWNDVVIQTNGTDRKYGNLVGIQLVLQPEDFVKEEWWRERIEETLNKGKTSGIFDRKTIVILPEHTGTGLLFLDEKSRFLNADSLESALKTKSDQFTVSDLFYLKAEKMADVYVRTFSELAKQYNVPILAGTIILPNPKIVKGSLVLDPKGPLYNVAVPFSADGKLMDPLVKKTLLTEDELKILSPGEITQDRVWIVPGWKVAIFIGQEVFDINIYNRLVGKPIDGLISPSASYPNMKWQSLDLEDTNIWKQEGLAKFIKSTKAQDLVQVFLSGHLYGKNWNGKTFNLRDFSNEDQVRSVENPTILNLYF is encoded by the coding sequence ATGCATAATTTATATGTTCCGCCTTATAAAATTCTCACTTTTATCGTTTTGTTTTGTTTCGGTTTTTTTTCTGCCTCTTATCTTAAAGATGATCAAACAACCTTACCAAAATTTGATATTCCAAAACCAGATGTAAGTTTCGATCTCAAATTTAATTTTGATTTTAATTTTAGCAAACCTGAAGTAGATGAAGATATTTCGAAACCTACAAAATCTTGGAATGATGTAGTCATTCAAACCAACGGAACAGATCGAAAGTATGGAAATTTAGTTGGAATTCAGTTAGTTCTACAACCGGAAGACTTTGTCAAAGAAGAATGGTGGCGAGAACGAATCGAAGAGACCTTAAACAAAGGAAAAACCTCTGGAATTTTTGATCGAAAAACAATTGTTATCCTTCCTGAACATACAGGAACTGGATTGTTATTCTTAGATGAAAAATCGAGATTTTTAAATGCGGATTCTCTAGAGTCTGCTCTTAAAACCAAAAGTGATCAATTTACCGTTTCCGATTTATTTTATTTGAAAGCGGAGAAAATGGCTGATGTTTATGTTAGAACTTTTTCAGAATTAGCAAAACAATACAACGTACCGATTTTAGCTGGAACTATTATTCTACCGAATCCGAAGATTGTGAAAGGAAGTCTTGTTCTCGATCCGAAAGGTCCATTGTACAACGTAGCAGTTCCATTTTCGGCAGATGGAAAATTAATGGATCCGCTTGTTAAAAAAACTTTATTAACAGAAGACGAATTAAAAATACTTTCTCCTGGTGAAATCACACAAGATCGAGTTTGGATTGTTCCAGGTTGGAAAGTAGCAATCTTCATTGGACAGGAAGTTTTTGATATTAATATTTACAACCGTCTTGTTGGAAAACCTATTGATGGTTTGATTTCGCCATCTGCCTCTTACCCAAATATGAAATGGCAGTCCTTAGATTTGGAAGATACGAATATTTGGAAACAAGAAGGATTGGCAAAGTTCATTAAATCTACAAAAGCACAAGACTTAGTGCAAGTGTTCTTAAGCGGGCATTTATATGGTAAAAACTGGAATGGAAAAACATTTAATCTTCGAGACTTTTCTAATGAAGATCAGGTAAGGTCGGTTGAAAATCCTACAATCTTAAACTTGTACTTTTAA
- a CDS encoding NUDIX domain-containing protein: protein MSNHGFFQITQKLFLRDGNQLLVLRDSKSGHGDLPGGRMNEDEFFSDWSESIFREVSEELGDQIKIDVNPEPIFIHKHRVNEGNFPCVIIAYSAKLVEGIIQLSDEHDFMDWVDISKFDPSNLFSEYMLDAVQLYLKKYA from the coding sequence GTGAGTAACCACGGTTTTTTTCAAATTACACAAAAGTTGTTCCTTCGCGATGGAAACCAATTGTTGGTTTTGCGAGATAGTAAGTCCGGCCATGGTGATCTTCCTGGTGGTCGTATGAATGAAGATGAATTTTTTTCAGATTGGTCAGAAAGTATTTTTCGGGAAGTTTCCGAAGAATTGGGAGACCAAATTAAAATTGATGTAAATCCAGAACCAATTTTTATACATAAACATAGGGTCAATGAAGGAAATTTCCCTTGTGTCATCATTGCATATTCTGCCAAACTTGTGGAAGGAATCATTCAATTATCTGATGAACACGACTTTATGGACTGGGTTGATATATCAAAATTTGACCCATCCAATCTTTTTTCGGAGTATATGTTGGATGCAGTCCAACTTTATTTAAAAAAATATGCATAA